Below is a window of Terriglobales bacterium DNA.
GTGCGTCTTCCACGGCCGGTAACTCCGCCTTGAGGGACGTTAACGACCTCAAGCGCGCTCCTTTTCCGCGAGAATGCGCCGCTTGGAGCGCGGATGATGGGCGCGATAAACGTTCTTAAGCCGGTCCATGGCGACATGCGTGTACACCTGCGTCGTTGCGATATCCGCATGTCCCAAAATGGTCTGGACGGTCCGCAGATCGGCTCCGTTTCCGACCATGTGCGTCGCGCAACTATGGCGCAACATGTGCGGACTCGCTTTGCCGTCAGTCTTTGATTCGCGGACAATTCGCCACACACGCTCGCGCGTAAGCCCAGTTCCACTTCGGTCCACGAATACGAGCGTCGATCGGCGCACACGACAAAGTTGCGGGCGCGCGTCGCGCAAATAAACTTGCAGGGCATCGCGTGCTGCAACGCCGAAGGGAACGATGCGCTCCTTGTCTCCCTTGCCGCGAACGATCGCCGAAGAGGCTTGCAGGTTCAAATCTTCAAGGCGCAGGTTCACCATCTCCGAGACGCGCATTCCGGTGGCATAAAGCAATTCGAGCAGCGCCTCATTGCGCATCGCGAGCGCCGGATCCTGCGGCTTCGATTTTTCCTGTGCCAGCATCGCATCAATCTCCGCCACCGCCAATGACTTGGGCAGAATCTTCCACTGCCGGGGGCTCTCGATGTTCAACGTGGGATCGTGCTTGATCTTCTTGTCGAGCAAAAGAAACCTGTAGAAGTGTCGCAGCGCGGAGAGCTTGCGCGCCCGGCTGCGGCCTTCGACCATGTTCGCTGTGAGCTGTTCCAAAAAGGAAAGCAGATCTGGCCGGGTGGCGTTCAGCAATGTGCGATTCCTTTTCTCCAGGGATTCGGCGAACTGCAGCAGATCTCCGCGGTAGGCCTCGACTGTGAGTGGGGAAAGTCCCTTCTCAACTTTCAAGTAGGACAGAAACGCCGTAAGGGCCTGCGGAGTGGACATCAGGAATATTGTCGTTCGCGCGTCAAGATAGTGGAGTGGAGGTGCCGCGTGAGTAAACGGCAAGAGCAAAATCTCACGCGGATGAACGCAGATTTAACGGATTCACGCGGATCAAGAAAGATGTCAGAGGGTGTTTCTCCGTGACTCAGTGTCTCCGTGGTGAATCAGGCCTTTAATTTCTGCAGCAACTTCCTCGCGTTAATTGCGCCCTCAGGAGTGTCTTCGTGCTTCAGAAATGCGTATACATCGCGCTCCTGTGCGGCTGCGCGAAGACGCTTCTCCACTTCGTCGATTTCCGCGTCGGTGTAGTCCGACTTGCGCAGGCGATAGTAGGTGAAGTTTGCCGTGAAGACTTCGGGCACGGCGAGATCGTCGCTTTCCGCGACGCAAAGCGCAACGTTGTGGTCGCGCATGAGCGAGTAGATCGAATCGTTGAACCAGCTCACGTTGCGATACTCGATCGCGGCGGGCGCATCTTTTGGGAGAATCTTCAGGAACTTCGCCAGGCGATCTGCGTCGGCCTTGAGGTTTGGAGGCAGCTGGAAGAGCACCGGACCGAGCTTGCGCGCGTGCAGCAAAGGCTGTAAGGCAGCGAAGAAGGCGTCCACATCCTGGTCGACGTCAGTCAGGCGCTTGATGTGGGTGATGCGCTGATGGGCCTTGGCAACAAAGGTAAAGCCTTCAGGCGTCACCGTTGCCCAGTTCTGCAGGGTTGTCACTGCTGGCCGCGCGCGAAACGTATAGTTGACCTCAACGCAGTTCAGTTGCGTCGAGTAATAGTCGAGCAGCTTGCTCGAAGGCGTCTTCGGCGGATAGAAGTCGGGCTTCCACGTAGGGTACGCCCAGCCAGAAGTTCCAATGTGGACTTTCATAAAGCGGCGATTAGCAATAAGCGTTTGGCGATCAGCTAAACGCAAAACCTGATTCCTAAGCTAAGGATACACAGAAGGGCACAATTCCTGGTTTGAGGCTGTACTCAGCCGGGAGCCATTCAGCTCATTAATGGCACGGCTCCGCTTCGCTTAAGCCGTGCCCGATCCACCGGGCGGCCGGTCGTTAACCAACTCTCACCACAAGGTCCCGGGCAGCCTCGGACCATTTCGGGAAGTGAAAGTCGAATCCACTTTGCTGCAGACGTCCGGGGACCACTCTCCGGCTCTTCAAGATCAACTCTGTCTTGTACGGAGGAAAATAGCTCCAACCTCCAACATCCACTTGGTCGCGGGCAGACCAATGGGCACGCCGGCAGCGCGGCGTAGCTCGCGCATGAAATCCCGCTGTGGCAGCGGATTCGGCGTGGAGACATTCACGATGCTATCGAGTTCCGGATGAGCGATCAGAAACTCGAGCGCACGGATGAAGTCATCGCCGTGAATCCAGGAGATAAATTGGTTGCCGTCGCCGGCACTTCCTCCCAAACCGGTCCGCACCAGACGCAGCAAGGTAGCGAAGATCCCGCCGCGCGAGGGCCACATCACCATCGCACTGCGTAAAGCGATCTTGCGCGTGCGCGGAGTCTCGACGGCGAAGAAGGCTCCCTCCCAACTCGTGGCCACATCGATACTGAACTTCCAGGTAGACGGAAGACCAGGCTCGCGGCCTCCAATCTCTCCCGTGGCTTCGTCCATGGCACGATCGAGGGCATGGCGATAGATGGTCGCCGTGCTTGCATTCATCCAGAGCGCTGGAGGATTGGCGCACTCTGCAATCGCTCTGCCGACCAGGCGCGTAGTGTGAACTCGCGAGTTCATGATCTCGCGGCGATTGGCGTCGTTATAGCGACAATTGACGCTGCGCCCGGCAAGGTTGATGACTACGTCCGCAGCTTCGATCTCCCGTGCCCAACTCGCATCAAGATCACGACCATTCCAGATTGCTGTCCGCCATGGTCTCTCCGCCGCCTGCCGCGCAAGCACCGTGACCGCATCGCCCTGCGAGTGGAAGTAACCCGCCAACATCTGCCCAACCTGCCCGCTACCACCCGGAATCACAATGCGCCGCATTCCCATATGGGAAGTGTACCCGCGCGTGCCGAGGAGGTGCAGGCAGTTCGGCCATTCGACCAGTAATGCACTTCGATTCCTGTCTCCGCGCTGGAGAGAACGCGCGGACCTCTCCTTCGCTCAGGATGAGGGAAGACTAGATCCGCGTTTCGGTTTTCCGTGCACTTAGTATTGGAGGTATCGAACCGCCACTGGTCCCACGGCTTAGCATGAATGGATGGCAAGCGTTTTGAGTGGTTCAACAGCTCTTACTCCGGATATGCGAGCGGTGATTCGCTCCGCTCATCTCTGCTTTGCGGCAACGGTTACGCCTGAAGGCCATCCGAACCTTTCCCCAAAAGGAACGATTCGGATTTGGGACGATCGTCACCTCTTCTTTCTGGACATCGCTTCTCCCGGCACGCGCGCCAATTTATTAGTGAATCCTTGGATGGAGTTGAATGTCGTCGACCAATTGTCGCGGCGGGGGTATCGCTTCTTCGGGCCGGCGAACTTACATCTAGGCGGAGACCTCTTCGAAAGGGCTGTGCGGATGGTAGTCGGGGAGGAAAAAACTGCCTATCCGGTAACTGCAGTGGTGATGCTCGAGGTGGAACGCGCCGCGCCTCTGATCTCGCCCGGGTATTGGCGCGTTGTCGACGAAGACGCGATGCGAACTCAGTGGCGCGAACGCCGGGTGGCGCTCGATCGTGAGTTCGAGGAACACGTTCGAGTGCAGGGAGCGTTTCGCGTAGAGCGGTGAGCGTCGGTGGGCATTGGAAGCCCAAGGCAGCAAAGCTGTAGCTGCAAAAGTGGTATCAAAAACTGCACAACAAGTGGATGTATGAGAATGCCATCTGCTTCGCGATACTCGTTTGCGGTCCAACGATGACTGTGGAGAGTAGCCGTGAATGTGCACAAATGCATTCGAATTGGTTTGGTTCTAGCGGTCACGACGTTGTTTCTGCAGGCAGCGTCCTTGTCGGCCCAGACTGCTGCGACTACTGGTGCTCAGGGGAGCGCCGGGCTGCGTGATGGGCAGCATGATTTCGATCCTCTGATTGGCACATGGAAGGCGCAGCTGAAACGGCTCGTGCATCCGCTGTCGGGCTCGAATACTTGGGTTGAGTTCGAGGGCACTCAGATCACGCGGAGTATCTGGGGAGGGCGCGCGACCATGGATGAATTCAAGGTCGATAGTCCTTCGACGAATTCCCACATCGACGGCTTGACGATTCGTCTCTACAGCCCTGAATCGCATCAGTGGAGTATTTACTGGGCCAACGCCAAGCAGGGCAGCTTTTCGCTCCCGGCAACGGTCGGCCGCTTCGTGAACGGCCGCGGCGAATTCTATGACCAGGAGATGTTTGAGGGCCGCATGATCTTGGTTCGGTATGTATGGTCGGAGATCACTTCGACTTCGGCTCATTTCGAGCAATCGTTCTCGGACGATGGAGGCAAGACGTGGGAGCCGAATTGGATTTCGACGATTACTCGGGTAAAAGACAGCGATTAACGGTTGTGCGAAAAGATTGCGCTGCGGTTTGGGCCAAAGCCTGCGTGATCCAACGCGGAAACGTTTTCGTCCGCCGTCCTCTTTATTGGTCTACTTGTCCCTTGCTGCTGGTCTTCATGTCCGAAATCCGGTAACTAACTAGCACTCGCACACGTCTCGTTGGCCATCAACCAGTCACTTCAATCACGATGAAATCAGGAGGTATCTCCATGCGTTTCAACCGTTCGATATCACCCATCCTCGGTGCGATTTTCCTGCTCGGCGCGGCCACTTGCAGTTTCTGTGCCGCACCGGCAGATACTGCTTCGGAGAATGGAAAGATTCCAATTACAACGAGTTCCGACGAAGCTAAAAAGGAATTCCAGGCTGGACGTGCGCTCTTCGAGAAACTGTTGGCGCAGGATTCAATCCAGCATTACGACAAAGCCATTGCGCTTGATCCGAACTTTGCTATCGCCGAATTGGGAAGGGCAAATAGCGCTCCGACGGCGAAGGACTTCTTCGATCATCTGAAAAAGGCGGTGAGCCTGGCGGATAAGGTTTCCGAAGGAGAGAGAAACGTCATCCTGGCGAATCAGGCGGGCGCCAATGGAAGGCCAGCGGAGCAGAAGCAATATCTCGACAAACTGGCCGCCGCCTATCCCGAAGACGAGCGGGTGCAATTCAATCTTGGTGGCTACTACTTTGGGCAGCAGGATTATGACGAAGCGATCGCCCACTACAAGAAGGCCACCGAGATATCGGCGAACTACTCGCCTGCTTACAACCTGCTCGGATACGCCTACCGGCAGGCGGGAGATTATTCGAGCGCGGAAGAAGCGTTCAAGAAATATGTCGAACTGATTCCCAGCGATCCGAATCCGTACGACTCGTATGCCGAACTCCTGCTAAAGATGGGCAGGTTCGACGAATCGATCGCGCAATATCGCAAGGCTCTCTCGATTGATCCCCATTTCAACAACTCCCATTTTGGGATCGCTGCCGGCTTGATGTACCAGGGTAAAGCAGATGCCGCGGCGAGTGAGCTGCAGACAATGGCCGATCAGGCACGCAATGACGGTGAGCGCCGTACCGCATACTTCGGCATGGCCGTGTTGGCATCAGACACTGGGAATCTGGAGAAGGCTCTGCAGGCGATGGACAAGGAATATGCGGTTGCCGAGAAGAAGAACGACGCGGCTGCCATGGCGGCGGACCTGCAGGCAAAGGGCAACATTTATTCCCAAATGAAGCGCTACGATGCCGCAGCTCAGCAGTTCGAACGGTCACTGCAGTTAGTTCAGGCATCGGGCTTGTCGCAGCAGATCAAGGAGAATGCGAAGCTCCTGCACCGGTTCAATACAACCACGCTCGCGATCGCGAGAAAAGACCTTGTTTCAGCGAAGAAGAATGCCGACGAATTTCGTCAAGGCGCGGAGGCACAGCAGAATCCGGCGCAACTCAGGCAGGCTCATGAGTTGACGGGAAGGATCGCGCTCGCGGAGAAGGATTACGACAAGGCGATTGCCGAGCTGGAGCAGGCGAACCTCCAGGATCCCCGAAACCTATATCGACTGAGCGAGGCATATCAAGCAAAGGGCGATGCGGCGAAGGCACAGCAATATGCGAAGAAAACCGCGGACTTCAATTCACTTCCGGCGTTGAACTACGCGTTTGTGAGGAGCAAGGTGCAGAAGGAGTTGTCGGCGAAGAAGATGTGAGGGCAGGACAACGTTAATCCTTGACACTGTCATCCCTCGGGCCGCAGCGCCAATGCGAATGCACCGTCGAAGCAAACCGCGGCCCGGGGGATCTGCTGTTCCTTTGTGGAACCAGCAACAGCAGGTCCCCCGCGCCGCAACAGCCTAATTTCTTGAATGGACCAACCATGTTGGCTGCGGCGCGAGGGATGACAGTGTCATATACCTCTGGTGCACGCTTTATTAGGAACTACTGCGGGCTTGCTTGGCTTGTCTTGGCTTCGAGGCGGGCTAATGCCTTCTTTGCTTCGGGGGCAAATTTTCCGTTCGAGGGAATTTTCAAGTACAGCTCGTAATTCTTCGCGGCCTCTGCGGTTTGGCCTTGGGCTTCGAGGGCTTCGGCCAGGCGATAAGTCGCCATCGCGTCGCCCGGCTTGTAGAGGAGCGCTTCGCGATAGCGTTCTTCTGCGGCGTGATAGTTTTTGCGTTTGAAATAGAACTCGCCTACCTCGATGTCTTTCTGCGCCTTGTGCGGATTCCAGGTGTGCATCTCGGTTACGTCGCTCAGGTCACTGTCGGGATGCTTGACGGCATCGTCCTTCGGCGGGGAGATGTCGATCTGCGTTTGCTTGCTTGAGCTCTCGTTGTCGCCGAGCGGCGGTGCCGTCTGCTGATCGTCGTCTGAGCGTGGAAGTGGATCGGAGGCTTGGGGCGCGGGCTGGGCTTTCTCTTGCTTCGATTGGGTGTCTTGCGCTGCTGTGACGCAGCACAGGGTGGAAGAGAGAACTCCCAGCACGAGCAGACGATGGCGGAACTGCATGGGGAAATTGTAGTTCAGTTGTCCACTGGGAGTGTGAGTGCGGGATTCAACATCACTGTCATCCTGAGGCCTGATTTTGGCCGAAGGACCTTCCGGGATGAGCGCAATTCATTGCTCCTTCCCGGCTTTCTGGCGAGGGATTTTCGGCGAAAAGCCAGGAAGCGGCAACTGAACCCGACATATTCCGGGAGGTCCTTCGGCCAAAACGGGGCCTCAGGATGACAGTCATATAAAGCTAGTGCGTTTCGGAAGGTTTGGGCAGAGAAGAGAAACCTAAGCCACGGTCCCACTCTCTAACCTCCACTGTCGCCCGAAACCCCGGCGGCTTCCGAACCCTGGTCGATTGCTCGTACGAGTACGCCAGCTTGATCAGCGTTGGCTCACTCCAGGCGCGGCTGAAGAAGGAGATTCCTACCGGAAGGCCGAAGACAAAGCCCATTGGCACTGTGACGTGGGGATATCCGGCTACTGCGGCCAGTGTGGAAGTGCCGGCGCTGAAGTGGTCGCCGTTAATAGGGTCTGTGGGCCATGCTGGGCCATCGGTGGGTGCGATGAGAGCGTCTAGGCGGAACTTATCCATGGCTGCATCGATTCCTTCCTGGCGGGAGAGACGGCGGCAGTCTGCGATGGCTTTCTGGTATTCCGGGCTTGTGAGATCTCCTTTCTTCTGCGCCTTTTCCATTGACTCTTGACCAAACCAGGCGAGTTCGCGCGGGCGATTCTTCTGGTTGAAGGCAATGATCTCCTCGAGGCTGTGAACGGGCGAGCTGGCGCCCAGCCATGCCAAATAGCGATTGAGATCGGCCTTGAACTCGAAGTGCAGAACTTCGGTTTCGGGCTCATCGAGCTTGTCGATCGAGGCGATTTCGACCGGATCGATGACTTCGGCGCCGGCAGCTTTCAAAGCAGCGAGTGCTTCCTCGAAGACGCGGTCAACATGCATGTTGAAGCCGGCGTACTTGCGCACCACGCCGAGTCGGGAACCGCGCAGCCCGTTGGGATCGAGGAAGCGCGTGTAATCCGCCTGAACATGAGAACGTGCGGCTTCGGTGGCAGG
It encodes the following:
- the xerD gene encoding site-specific tyrosine recombinase XerD yields the protein MSTPQALTAFLSYLKVEKGLSPLTVEAYRGDLLQFAESLEKRNRTLLNATRPDLLSFLEQLTANMVEGRSRARKLSALRHFYRFLLLDKKIKHDPTLNIESPRQWKILPKSLAVAEIDAMLAQEKSKPQDPALAMRNEALLELLYATGMRVSEMVNLRLEDLNLQASSAIVRGKGDKERIVPFGVAARDALQVYLRDARPQLCRVRRSTLVFVDRSGTGLTRERVWRIVRESKTDGKASPHMLRHSCATHMVGNGADLRTVQTILGHADIATTQVYTHVAMDRLKNVYRAHHPRSKRRILAEKERA
- a CDS encoding DUF72 domain-containing protein, which translates into the protein MKVHIGTSGWAYPTWKPDFYPPKTPSSKLLDYYSTQLNCVEVNYTFRARPAVTTLQNWATVTPEGFTFVAKAHQRITHIKRLTDVDQDVDAFFAALQPLLHARKLGPVLFQLPPNLKADADRLAKFLKILPKDAPAAIEYRNVSWFNDSIYSLMRDHNVALCVAESDDLAVPEVFTANFTYYRLRKSDYTDAEIDEVEKRLRAAAQERDVYAFLKHEDTPEGAINARKLLQKLKA
- a CDS encoding NAD-dependent epimerase/dehydratase family protein, whose amino-acid sequence is MRRIVIPGGSGQVGQMLAGYFHSQGDAVTVLARQAAERPWRTAIWNGRDLDASWAREIEAADVVINLAGRSVNCRYNDANRREIMNSRVHTTRLVGRAIAECANPPALWMNASTATIYRHALDRAMDEATGEIGGREPGLPSTWKFSIDVATSWEGAFFAVETPRTRKIALRSAMVMWPSRGGIFATLLRLVRTGLGGSAGDGNQFISWIHGDDFIRALEFLIAHPELDSIVNVSTPNPLPQRDFMRELRRAAGVPIGLPATKWMLEVGAIFLRTRQS
- a CDS encoding pyridoxamine 5'-phosphate oxidase family protein; this encodes MASVLSGSTALTPDMRAVIRSAHLCFAATVTPEGHPNLSPKGTIRIWDDRHLFFLDIASPGTRANLLVNPWMELNVVDQLSRRGYRFFGPANLHLGGDLFERAVRMVVGEEKTAYPVTAVVMLEVERAAPLISPGYWRVVDEDAMRTQWRERRVALDREFEEHVRVQGAFRVER
- a CDS encoding tetratricopeptide repeat protein, whose protein sequence is MRFNRSISPILGAIFLLGAATCSFCAAPADTASENGKIPITTSSDEAKKEFQAGRALFEKLLAQDSIQHYDKAIALDPNFAIAELGRANSAPTAKDFFDHLKKAVSLADKVSEGERNVILANQAGANGRPAEQKQYLDKLAAAYPEDERVQFNLGGYYFGQQDYDEAIAHYKKATEISANYSPAYNLLGYAYRQAGDYSSAEEAFKKYVELIPSDPNPYDSYAELLLKMGRFDESIAQYRKALSIDPHFNNSHFGIAAGLMYQGKADAAASELQTMADQARNDGERRTAYFGMAVLASDTGNLEKALQAMDKEYAVAEKKNDAAAMAADLQAKGNIYSQMKRYDAAAQQFERSLQLVQASGLSQQIKENAKLLHRFNTTTLAIARKDLVSAKKNADEFRQGAEAQQNPAQLRQAHELTGRIALAEKDYDKAIAELEQANLQDPRNLYRLSEAYQAKGDAAKAQQYAKKTADFNSLPALNYAFVRSKVQKELSAKKM
- a CDS encoding amidase → MKSGIAAAAGLAVLPEWLLAQARSPGTSTVTVMDEISLDTMRKGLNSGQIIAHDLTQYYLSRIDTIDRTGPGLNSVIETNPDALAIAGDLDRERQTKGPRGPLHGIPILIKDNIATADRMQTTAGSLALVGSRPPKDAFVVSRLRAAGAVVLGKTNCSEWANFRGRHSTSGWSGRGGQTRNPYALDRNPSGSSSGSGAAAAANLCAVAVGTETDGSIVSPSSINGLAGIKPTVGLVSRSGIIPISHTQDTAGPMARTLADAATLLSVLAGVDADDPATEAARSHVQADYTRFLDPNGLRGSRLGVVRKYAGFNMHVDRVFEEALAALKAAGAEVIDPVEIASIDKLDEPETEVLHFEFKADLNRYLAWLGASSPVHSLEEIIAFNQKNRPRELAWFGQESMEKAQKKGDLTSPEYQKAIADCRRLSRQEGIDAAMDKFRLDALIAPTDGPAWPTDPINGDHFSAGTSTLAAVAGYPHVTVPMGFVFGLPVGISFFSRAWSEPTLIKLAYSYEQSTRVRKPPGFRATVEVREWDRGLGFSSLPKPSETH